A genomic window from Methanobrevibacter sp. TLL-48-HuF1 includes:
- a CDS encoding McrB family protein, producing the protein MENTVSFQEYLLSKGYLFDPKIIENYLLSIKVKPFVIFTGNSGTGKTKLSQLFAEYISDSTQNSGNNSSLIKDNEFLFVKVPVNKSSFENTGWTLSNKYLYDVLPIKESQCDCDILVDNIPAKAYVRVQMQLEYDKNNEKLKNYFKNLFSQDSAKIVDLKINIGAFKEIYDRKSNNEDFIILEQNSNKTAFNERQWFMNNNIFNYLPFKSGYVNCNIVVKNIKSAAKIRLMPRLYFKKNEELQNYLKENEGKKVEVKIKTDNFNFENFHPIWEKEEDSTNHKKDPNYKIVPVGANWTENRHVLGFYNVITGEYHETPSYSLIKLAKNDIDSPYFLILDEMNLSHVERYFADFLSAIESSQPIPLYSNDDENYELDIPDNLLIVGTVNVDETTYMFSPKVLDRANTIEFPTMSAKEYMNSDFKEFDFKNINYLMNPLEDLDVRNMNVHDLKDIFMFINCSRGNLWDVLSIELDLFQSILKKINFDFGFRVINEILRFMFVSWRYEGSPKNWENWERYFDAQVKQKVLPKLHGSQKAIGQTINELFNACLIERKNNADARLVDLTKKDCRYYTSAVKLQNMAKILSNQRYVSFIN; encoded by the coding sequence ATGGAAAATACAGTATCGTTTCAGGAATATCTTTTAAGCAAAGGATATTTATTTGATCCGAAAATAATTGAAAATTATTTATTGTCTATAAAAGTAAAACCGTTTGTAATATTTACGGGAAATTCAGGAACTGGTAAAACAAAACTTTCTCAATTGTTTGCAGAATATATTTCTGATTCCACCCAAAATTCTGGAAATAATAGTTCTTTAATTAAGGATAATGAATTTTTGTTTGTTAAAGTGCCTGTTAATAAATCATCCTTTGAAAACACTGGATGGACACTTAGTAATAAATATCTTTATGATGTTTTGCCAATTAAAGAATCACAATGTGACTGTGATATATTGGTAGACAATATTCCTGCAAAAGCATATGTTCGTGTGCAAATGCAATTAGAATATGATAAAAATAATGAAAAATTAAAAAATTATTTTAAAAATTTATTTTCTCAAGATTCTGCCAAAATTGTTGATTTAAAAATAAATATTGGGGCATTTAAAGAGATTTATGATCGTAAATCTAATAATGAAGATTTTATAATTTTGGAACAAAATTCAAACAAAACAGCATTTAATGAAAGGCAATGGTTTATGAATAATAATATTTTTAATTATTTGCCATTTAAATCAGGTTATGTTAATTGTAATATTGTAGTTAAAAATATTAAATCTGCTGCCAAAATTAGGCTGATGCCTAGGTTGTATTTTAAGAAAAATGAAGAATTACAAAACTATTTAAAAGAAAATGAAGGCAAAAAAGTTGAAGTAAAAATCAAAACAGACAATTTCAATTTTGAAAATTTCCATCCAATATGGGAAAAAGAAGAAGATTCAACAAACCATAAAAAAGATCCAAATTATAAGATCGTTCCTGTGGGTGCTAATTGGACGGAAAATAGGCATGTTTTGGGATTCTATAATGTAATTACTGGGGAATATCATGAAACACCATCTTATTCTTTAATTAAACTTGCTAAAAATGATATTGATTCACCATATTTTTTAATTTTAGATGAAATGAATTTATCTCATGTTGAAAGGTATTTTGCTGACTTTTTATCAGCTATTGAAAGTTCACAACCAATTCCATTGTATTCCAATGATGATGAAAATTATGAATTAGATATTCCAGATAATTTATTGATAGTAGGTACTGTTAATGTTGATGAAACAACTTATATGTTTTCACCTAAGGTTTTAGATAGGGCAAACACTATTGAATTCCCAACAATGTCTGCTAAAGAATATATGAACTCTGATTTTAAAGAATTTGACTTTAAAAACATAAACTATCTAATGAATCCACTTGAAGATTTGGATGTGAGAAATATGAATGTTCATGATTTAAAAGATATTTTCATGTTTATTAATTGTTCTAGAGGGAATTTGTGGGATGTTTTATCTATTGAGTTAGATTTATTCCAAAGCATTCTTAAAAAAATAAATTTTGACTTTGGTTTTAGGGTTATTAATGAAATTCTCAGGTTCATGTTTGTTTCATGGAGATATGAAGGATCTCCAAAAAATTGGGAAAATTGGGAGAGATATTTTGATGCTCAAGTCAAACAAAAAGTTCTTCCAAAATTGCACGGTTCACAAAAAGCTATTGGTCAAACTATCAATGAATTATTTAATGCATGTTTAATTGAAAGAAAAAATAATGCAGATGCAAGACTTGTTGATTTAACTAAAAAAGATTGCAGGTATTATACTTCTGCAGTTAAACTTCAAAATATGGCTAAAATATTATCTAATCAAAGATATGTATCTTTCATTAATTAA